Below is a genomic region from Caldicoprobacter guelmensis.
TTGCTTGTGGTGGTAGAAAAATCCGACAGGCCGTTTCACAAAAGAGCTGCCGAATGGGATGTCCTGAATATACCTGTACCGGTGGACTTGCTGATTTACACGGAAGAGGAGTTTGCTAAATTGCGGTCTGAAAAACGGTTCTTTTATAGGCAGCTTGAAAAAGAAGTGGTATGGCTTTACCCTGATACTATTCAGAAAGATGGGGGAGTGGGGTGACAGTAGTTCCCCTCAACCGGTTCAATTCAGCAATTTAATAGGTTTAAATACAGACATGACTAAATTTATTATTGAAAACATTGATTCAAAATGTTATTCTTTATTTAGAATAAAAGCTTGGTTGTACGGTAGTATGGTTTTATGTTTTGTAGAGTTAAATAACGGTAGTATTGAGGTAAGGCAGTAGTATGGTATGACGGTAGGGGCTTTACCGTAAACTGCTTTTGTGCACAAAACCCCTACGGGGGTTTTTTATTTTTTGTCTAAGGAAGGGTGAAGTGCAAGCCATGTTAAAAAATACCAGAGTATATATAGTGGCAGTCTTGTTGGTAGTCTTTTTAGCTTCCTGCGTATCAGCCAGCATTGCCGCACAAAAAGGTGGAGCATCCAGCGGCATCGTGACAAATGGGGAGGTCATTCACCTGAGGCTGGCCCATTTTTTCCCCGCTACCCACCCGATAGAAACCGAAGTGGTGTCTTACTGGATAAAAGCGGTCGAACAGGCAACCGGCGGAAGGGTGAGGGTGACTAGCTATCCTGGTGAAACGCTGCTCAGGGCTTCAGATGTTTATGAGGGCGTCATAAACGGTATAGCTGATATTGGGCTGTCGTGCTTTTCGTACAACAGAGGGCGCTTCCCCGTTTTGGAGGCATTTGAGCTGCCGGGCATAACATACAAGAGCTCATGGGTGGCCAGCAAAGTAGCTTGGGAAGGAGTGAAAATCCTGGCGCCTAAGGAGGTTGGGGATACCAAGCTCATGATGGTATTTGCTACAGGTCCAGGGGACCTGTTTACAAAAGTGCCTGTTAAAACGTTGAAAGACCTCAATGGGTTAGAGATAAGGGCAACAGGGCTTAGCGTCAAGACCCTTAAATCATTAGGAGCTGTGCCTATTGCTATGGCGCAGTCTGAGACATACCAGGCTCTGGCTAAAGGTATAGTGAAGGGTAACCTCTCACCCGCCGAGGTGTTAAAAGGCTGGAAACAAGGAGAAGTTATAAAATATTTAACAAAAACGCCCTTCCTTTACAATACATTGTTTTATCTAACCATGAACAAAGGAAAGTGGAATTCGTTGCCCGATGACATTAAGGAGGCAATAATGGAGGTCAATGAACGTTGTTTTAATGATGTAGCTGCCAGTCTGTGGGATAGGCAAAATGAAAAGGCTATCAGGTGGGCTGTAGATGAGATGGGTATAGAAATAATTGAGCTTACTGGTGAGGAAAAGGATAAATGGCTGGATAAGGTGCGGTCTGTACAGGAGGAATATATCAGTGCTGTAAATGATATGGGCATCGATGGTCAAAAAGTGCTTAACACAGTTAAACAGCTAGGTGATAAGTACAATAACCAGTATTGATTGGGGGATGGTCATGGAGAAGCTGGAGAGGGTTATAAAAAGAGTGAGCTGGTTGCTTGATACTATAGCCTGTATCGGTATGGTTATGGTAGTGCTGATTACAGTATCGAATATACTGTTA
It encodes:
- a CDS encoding nucleotidyltransferase domain-containing protein; amino-acid sequence: MPVRLLNSSVLKWPDFNEVIGSLNRWVKKVLQERADIIRIGYFGSYARKDWGVGSDLDLLVVVEKSDRPFHKRAAEWDVLNIPVPVDLLIYTEEEFAKLRSEKRFFYRQLEKEVVWLYPDTIQKDGGVG
- a CDS encoding TRAP transporter substrate-binding protein; translated protein: MLKNTRVYIVAVLLVVFLASCVSASIAAQKGGASSGIVTNGEVIHLRLAHFFPATHPIETEVVSYWIKAVEQATGGRVRVTSYPGETLLRASDVYEGVINGIADIGLSCFSYNRGRFPVLEAFELPGITYKSSWVASKVAWEGVKILAPKEVGDTKLMMVFATGPGDLFTKVPVKTLKDLNGLEIRATGLSVKTLKSLGAVPIAMAQSETYQALAKGIVKGNLSPAEVLKGWKQGEVIKYLTKTPFLYNTLFYLTMNKGKWNSLPDDIKEAIMEVNERCFNDVAASLWDRQNEKAIRWAVDEMGIEIIELTGEEKDKWLDKVRSVQEEYISAVNDMGIDGQKVLNTVKQLGDKYNNQY